CCTTGTGAACCATTAAATGAACTTTGTATCATTTCAAATAAAGGTATTATAATTATTATAGCCCACGCTATTAAAATGGCATAACTTATAGCAAGTGATATTTTACCTGCTAATGATAAAGGTGGTTTATCTGATAAATATAAATCAGATTTTTTCTTTTTCTTGAATAACATAATTAATCCTCCTTAAATGCCTTAGAATTTTTAAATCCTACATAAGCAACCACCATAAGTGCTATTGATATAAATATTGTAATAGCTGCTCCTGCTGATTGGTATTGACTCTTTATAGTTAATTTATATATATATGAAATCAATAAATCACTCGCTCCTGCAATATTACCATATTTAGTAGGTAAGAAAGGTCCACCTTCATTAAATAGGTAAATTATAGAGAAATTATTAAAATTAAATGTATATTGAGATATAAGCAATGGTGCAGTTTGGAATAATACTAATGGTATAGTTATTCTTGATAACTTCTTCCATGAACTAGAGCCATCTATATCTGCTGCTTCATATAAATCGCTTGGTATTGCTTGTAATACCCCTGTTGATAATAAGAATACATAGGAACTTCCAAGCCAAGTTTGCATTAATATTAAAAATATTCTTGTATAAGTAGGACTATTTTTAATTAAAATATCTACTCCTGTTATTTTTTGTAATAATATTGATATACTTCCTGATGGACTTGTCATTATACTAAAATACATAATTGTTATAAATCCTGGTACAGCCCAAGGTAGTAAGAATATTGTTCTGAAAAATTTCTTTCCTTTTATTCTATCATTATTCGCTATTATCGCTAACATAAATCCGACAAATATTGCTGATGTTGTTGCTCCTAATGTCCACATTAAAGTCCATCCTATAATTAACCAGAACGGTCCACCTGCAACTCCACTAGCACTTAATAATAATTTATAGTTTTCAAATCCTACCCAAGAAAATTTAGATTGATGGTAAGGATCCATACCTGTAAATGATAAAAGTAATGTTGTAGTTATTGGCACTATTACTATAAATAATATAAGTACAAATGCTATAACTGAAACTATATAAGGTAATCCTTCTTCTTTTAATGATTCTATTGTTTCAAAATAAGTCATAGGTCTAATACCTTTAAGTTCAGAGTCTAGTACATTTTTTATATCTTTATATGTAAAATAATATATTGCTATAACAAAACATATAAGCATTAAAGCAATTATTCCTTCTATCATAAATATCATAGATTTATCTATTTTAGAACCATTACTTGCAAGTGTATAAAGTCCATAAATTCCTTGACCTTGATAATTTCCATAACCTATTGAATATGGTATTGCAATAATATATGTAAATAATCCTAATAACGCAAATAAAATTGATTTAAAGTATTGTTTGTTTATAAATTGTCCTAAACCTGGTAATAAAAATGTCATAATTGGTAAAAATTTATTAACTCTTCCAACTTCTATTGGTGTTCTTCTTCTAACATCAGATATATCAGATTCCAATATATTTAACATATTTTTATAGTTATTTTTAAGTGCGTATTCATTACTTTTTATTTTTGCTTTAATTAATACAGATGGTATATTTAGTTTAATAACTTCTAACTCATCTTTATTTTTTATTTTTATTGATTTTATTGAGTTTAAATAGGCTTTATTAGAAATAATACCATCTTTTTTTAGTTTAAGTAATTTTTCCTTTTCAACTTTAAATAATTTCTCTCTTTTTTCTATTTCTTTTTTATAATTTAATTCTTCTCTTGTCTCTATTTCAGAATTTACATTTTCTAATTCTTTTCTAAAATCTTGTAATTGTTGTTTAGTTGTGTCATAAGTTTTTATTATTCTTTCTAACATTGATAATTCTAACTTTGAAATATCTACAACCATACTTGCATCATATGTTAAATCATAATATTTACTATAAAATTCATGATTTAATCTTGCCTTTTCTTTTCTAATGGCAATTTTTTTCATTTTCCCATCAACATTATCTAAATTCTTTTTAAAATCTGAAAGTTTCTTTTCTAAATCAATTTTAAAAGCTTTTTCTGCTTCTTTAAATTTAGATAATTCTTGAATATAAGGATGTTGCTTTTTATTTGGTTTTAATCCCTTAGCTTTATCAAGTAGATACAAATTTTTTCTTTTATGCTCTACTCCATAGCTATCATAAACAAATTCACTAATCATAATTTGCCTCCCTTATCTTTTTTTAAATTTAAAACATATAGTAATAATATTACTTGCAATATTATACCTATATAATTATAATAAATATTTCTATTTAATAAAATTT
This is a stretch of genomic DNA from Oceanivirga salmonicida. It encodes these proteins:
- a CDS encoding carbohydrate ABC transporter permease, which codes for MISEFVYDSYGVEHKRKNLYLLDKAKGLKPNKKQHPYIQELSKFKEAEKAFKIDLEKKLSDFKKNLDNVDGKMKKIAIRKEKARLNHEFYSKYYDLTYDASMVVDISKLELSMLERIIKTYDTTKQQLQDFRKELENVNSEIETREELNYKKEIEKREKLFKVEKEKLLKLKKDGIISNKAYLNSIKSIKIKNKDELEVIKLNIPSVLIKAKIKSNEYALKNNYKNMLNILESDISDVRRRTPIEVGRVNKFLPIMTFLLPGLGQFINKQYFKSILFALLGLFTYIIAIPYSIGYGNYQGQGIYGLYTLASNGSKIDKSMIFMIEGIIALMLICFVIAIYYFTYKDIKNVLDSELKGIRPMTYFETIESLKEEGLPYIVSVIAFVLILFIVIVPITTTLLLSFTGMDPYHQSKFSWVGFENYKLLLSASGVAGGPFWLIIGWTLMWTLGATTSAIFVGFMLAIIANNDRIKGKKFFRTIFLLPWAVPGFITIMYFSIMTSPSGSISILLQKITGVDILIKNSPTYTRIFLILMQTWLGSSYVFLLSTGVLQAIPSDLYEAADIDGSSSWKKLSRITIPLVLFQTAPLLISQYTFNFNNFSIIYLFNEGGPFLPTKYGNIAGASDLLISYIYKLTIKSQYQSAGAAITIFISIALMVVAYVGFKNSKAFKED